The following are from one region of the Bradyrhizobium septentrionale genome:
- a CDS encoding metallophosphoesterase family protein, translated as MQALPRRLVRGWTDARLSFAASLRDARSSLSSAVGLTIRLGLPLTVLFVAVNTIWGFTWYFNTESWASAFYQKMAELRVDTWRAGMVDGVLSAYGGKIDKLFRVAPPGIDDQDFSFIVIGDPGEGDASQYALIERYLEIGRRDDVKFLIIASDVIYPAGAMADYEKNFHLPFKGFRKPIYAIPGNHDWFDALEGFNANFLEPQAARAALAARADTDLNLTSTGTNRIDRLVDRAQRLRELYGIQNGLQRGPFFEIQTADFALIAIDTGILRTIDDRQRAWLTDALARARGKFTMVIPGHPKYAGGTDTSTGDDAFSALFATLENAGVDVVMAGDTHAFEFYVQYKDVAGGARPIYHFVNGGGGAYLSIGGALGWPDVLPVETWAFYPGPDAVRAKLDTETPAWKQPVWAWIKRFGAWPVSTETLSGIFDFNHAPFYQSFVEVRVERSRKRVVFALQAANGPVRWQDLHASFKGVAGMAPDAPVEFIVNMKAPGG; from the coding sequence TTGCAAGCTTTGCCGCGGCGTCTGGTTCGGGGGTGGACTGATGCACGACTGTCGTTCGCAGCATCGCTGCGCGACGCGCGAAGTTCGCTTTCCTCAGCCGTGGGTTTGACGATCCGCCTTGGCTTGCCGCTCACTGTGTTGTTTGTTGCCGTCAACACGATCTGGGGATTCACCTGGTACTTCAACACGGAAAGCTGGGCGAGCGCTTTCTATCAGAAGATGGCCGAACTGCGCGTCGACACTTGGCGTGCCGGCATGGTCGACGGCGTCCTGTCGGCCTATGGCGGGAAAATCGACAAGCTGTTTCGGGTGGCTCCGCCAGGAATCGACGATCAGGATTTCAGCTTCATCGTCATCGGCGATCCCGGCGAAGGCGATGCGTCGCAATACGCACTGATCGAGCGTTACCTGGAGATCGGACGGCGGGACGATGTCAAGTTCCTCATCATTGCTTCCGACGTCATCTATCCGGCCGGCGCCATGGCGGATTACGAGAAGAATTTTCACCTGCCGTTCAAGGGATTCAGGAAGCCCATTTATGCGATCCCGGGCAACCATGACTGGTTCGATGCGCTGGAAGGCTTCAACGCCAACTTCCTGGAGCCGCAAGCCGCGCGCGCAGCGCTGGCGGCGCGTGCCGACACTGACCTCAATCTCACCAGTACCGGCACCAATCGTATCGATCGGCTGGTTGATCGGGCACAGCGACTTCGCGAACTCTACGGTATTCAGAACGGCCTGCAGCGGGGTCCGTTCTTCGAGATTCAGACCGCGGACTTTGCCTTGATTGCGATCGATACGGGCATTCTGCGTACGATAGACGATCGGCAACGCGCGTGGTTGACCGACGCACTGGCGCGTGCGCGCGGAAAATTCACCATGGTTATTCCAGGTCACCCAAAATATGCAGGAGGTACGGATACCAGCACCGGCGACGACGCCTTCTCTGCTCTTTTTGCAACGCTTGAGAACGCCGGCGTCGATGTCGTGATGGCCGGCGACACCCACGCCTTCGAGTTCTATGTCCAGTATAAAGACGTCGCGGGCGGCGCGCGCCCGATCTATCACTTCGTCAACGGCGGCGGCGGAGCGTATCTCAGCATCGGTGGCGCACTGGGGTGGCCGGATGTCTTGCCGGTAGAGACCTGGGCTTTCTATCCAGGTCCGGATGCCGTCCGCGCCAAACTCGACACCGAAACTCCGGCATGGAAACAACCGGTCTGGGCCTGGATCAAGCGCTTTGGCGCATGGCCCGTCTCAACCGAAACCCTGTCAGGCATCTTCGATTTCAATCATGCGCCCTTCTATCAAAGCTTCGTCGAAGTGCGCGTTGAACGCTCAAGGAAGCGCGTTGTTTTTGCGCTGCAGGCGGCCAACGGCCCGGTCCGTTGGCAGGATTTGCACGCTTCTTTCAAAGGCGTCGCGGGCATGGCCCCCGACGCGCCCGTTGAATTCATCGTCAACATGAAGGCGCCAGGCGGCTGA